TTTCTTCTGCAATATGAGGTGCAAATGGAGCCAACAAAATACAAAATGTTTTTAAAGCATCAATTTTTAAATTATTGTTTACGTCATTAATGGAATTTGATAATGAATTATAAAACTTCATTAGTTCTGAAATCGCAGTATTAAATTGGTTATTTAATATGTCATTTGAAATTTCTTTTATAGCGACATTCATTGACTTTATTAAAATTTTTTCTTTATCTGGATAGGAATTAGATTTACTATTTATATCTTTTGCACAATTTATATAAAGCTTCCAAATCCTGCTTAAAAATCTAAATTGTCCTTCAACATCTGTATCTCCCCATTCCAAATCTTTTTCTGGTGGTGCTTTAAATAATATAAACATTCTTGCTGTATCTGCTCCATATTTTTTAATTACTGATTCAGGGTCTATTCCATTATATTTAGACTTAGACATCTTCTCAAAAAGAACTTCGAGTTTAGAATTGTCAATTGGATCTGTAGGATTTGATAAGTCAGTAATATCGGAAGGAGAAACATATTTACCAGTTTTATTGTTTTTATAGGCTGCTGCCTGAACCATTCCTTGCGTTAATAGTTTTTTGAAAGGTTCATCAATTTCAAATAGTTCATTATCCCTCAAGGCTTTAGTGAAAAATCTTGCATATAACAAGTGCAATATTGCATGCTCTACCCCTCCAACATATTGATCTACAGGCAACCACTTATTGATTTCAATCTTTTCAAATGGTTTATTAGAACATTTTGAAGATGGATATCTTAAAAAATACCATGATGAACACATGAAAGTGTCCATAGTATCAGTTTCTTTTCTTGCCGCTATTCCACATTTTGGACATGTAGTATTTATCCAATTATTATTATCACCTAAAGCATTAATCTTGTTAGCCGAGATTTTTATATCTTTTGGTAAGGAAACAGGTAATTCCGATTGCTTTAATGGAACAGATCCACATTTTTTGCAATTAACTATGGGTATCGGACATCCCCAATATCTTTGTCTAGAGATTAACCAATCTCTTAGACGATATTGAATCTTATTTTCAGCCCATCCATTATTTACTCCCTCCTCTGAAATTTTTATTTTTGCAATAGTATTTTCTATGCCATTGTATTGATTTGAATTAATAAGATATCCTTTTTCTACATAAGCTTCTTCAAGCTCTTTATTTTGTTCACTTTTATCCTTTATTATTACTTGTTTAATATCAATATTATTTTTCTTAGCAAATTCAAAATCTCTTAGATCATGCGCAGGCACGCCCATAACAGCACCTGTACCGTATTCATCGAGAACATAACTTGCCACCCAAATAGGAATAGGTTCAGAATTAACTGGATTTATTGCTGTTAAGTTAGTTTTTATTCCAATTTTATCAAGTTCATTATTTTTATTATTTTTCAAATATTGTTTAAGATTTTCTATATCTTGTATTGTTTCTTGATCAGAAATATTTTTTACTAATGAATGATTAACAGAAATTGCCAAATAAGTAACTCCAAATAAAGTATCTGGCCTTGTTGTAAATACAGTAATTTTCTCTTCTGGATTGGTATTGATATTGAAATTAATATTTGTACCAATTGACTTTCCAATCCAATTATCTTGCATTATTTTTACTCTTTCTGGCCAGTTATCTAATTTTTCTAAATCCTTCAATAACTCATCCGCATAATTAGTAATTCTTAAAAACCATTGCTTTAACAATTTTTTTTCAACTACTGCCCCAGATCTCCAAGATTTACCATCTGAATCAACTTGTTCATTCGCTAGGACTGTATTATCTATAGGATCCCAATTAACTTCTGATTCCTTTTGATATACAAGACCTGCCTTGTATAACTCTAAAAATAGATATTGAGTCCAAATATAATAATTTTCATCACATGTTGCAAATTCCCTATCCCAATCAACTGATAATCCCAAAAGCTTTAATTGTGACTTCATATGAGAAATATTTTTTTTAGTCCAGACACTTGGACTAATTCCTCTTTCAATCGCTGCATTCTCAGCAGGTAAACCAAAAGCGTCCCAACCCATTGGATGTAAAACAGATTTGCCCTTAAATCTTTGGAATCGAGCTATTAAGTCTGTAATAACATAATTCCTTACATGTCCCATATGAAGATTACCTGAAGGGTAGGGAAACATTGATAAGGCATAAAATTTATCGCTATTCTCAGTTAATTCATTAGTTTTGTATAAATTGTCTTCTGTCCATATTGACTGCCATTTTTTTTCTATTTCAGATGGATTATATAAATTGTTATCAGCCTCATATTGTTTATAGGGAGTAATCACTTAATTTTTATTTGTTAAATTATTATTTTAATATCCATTGTATAAAATAGAAATAGATTGTTAAAAGGAATAATTTATAATTAAAATTTAAAATATATTATCTACAAATGAAAAATATAACTTTTGAAAAATATCAAGGTAACGGAAATGATTTCGTAATAATAGATTCTAGAGGAAATGAATTATATAAAAATTACAAGACAAATAAAATATTTGATATACAAAAAATTTGCAACAGGCAATTTGGTATTGGGGCAGATGGTGTGATTTTTATAGAAGAACCTAATGAAGATAATTATGCAAAAATGATAATTTTTAATTCTGATGGTTCTGAAGCACAAATGTGTGGAAACGGAATTAGGTGTTTAGTTGAGTATCTCCACGTAAATGATTCAATGAATAATAAAAATATAGAATATAAAATTGAGACTAAAGCAGGTTTAAAAATTGCAAAATATATAAATGATGAAATTACAGTAAAAATGGGAGTTCCAATTTTAGAATGTAAAAATATTCCAACAACAATTGAAAAAAAAATAAATTCAATTCCTTCACACGAATTTATTGAGAAAGATTTTAATAATATGGGTTATGCCGTAGGAATGGGAAATCCTCATTTAATATTCTTTGTAAAAGACATAGAGTTAATTGTTCTCTCCAGACTTGGTCCTATATTTGAAAAAAATGAATTATTTCCAGAAAAAACTAATGTGCATTTTTGTCAAATTTTAAATAGAGATAATATCAAAGTAAAAGTATGGGAAAGAGGTGCAGGACCAACCTTAGCTTGTGGAACAGGTGCCTGTGCTATCCATGTAGCAGCTTATAAATTAGGCCTTTGTAATTCAAAAACCATAGTAACCTTACCAGGAGGTAATCTTAAAATTGATTGGTCAAAAGACGATTGTGAAGTAATGATGACCGGTACTGCTAAAAAGGTTTTCTCAGGATCAATGTTAGTAAATTAATGGAAAATAATTTTATTTATTTAGATAATGCATCCACAACTCCATTATCTGAGAATGTTTTAAATATAATTAATTCAACTTACAGGAATTATTGGCATAACCCTTCATCTACATATGAGCTAGGGATAAAATGCTCTACATATCTAGAAAAAATTAGATCTAAAATTGCTCATATTTTTGAAGCAGATTCAGAGGATATAATTTTTACATCTGGTTCTTCGGAATCGACAAATATTGTATTTAATAATATTTATGAGAACTTTAAAAATGGTAGGGTTGTTATTTCAAATGTTGAACATCAAGCAACAACTATTTGTGCTAATAAACTAAGAAAACAGAATTGGGATATTTACGAATGGACGGTAAATAATGATGGAATTTTAAATATTTCTAATATCGAAAACATTTTAAACAATGATACTAAGCTTGTATCAATTATTTGGGGACAAAGTGAAATTGGGACAATACAACCTGTCCAATTTATTGGTACCAAATGTGAAGAATTAAATATAATGTTTCATTTAGATGGAACTCAAATATTAAGTAATGGAATATTCAGTTGGAAAGATCTCAAATGTGATTTTTTAAGTTTATCTGCTCATAAATTTGGAGGTCCAAAAGGGACCGGTATTCTTTTAACAAAAGAAAAGTCTAGAAAAGTTTTAAAAAATAATGACATATCACTTACTCAGGAATTTTCAATTAGACAAGGGACACAAGCTTTGCCATTAATCGCAGGAATGTATGAATCATTAAAGAATATTAAAGGAGAAATAAAATTATATGATTACATAACTGAATTTCCTTCTAATAATGTTAATAAACTCAAAAATTATTTTTTTCAAAAAATTAAGGATAATAATCATATAAAGATTACGGGTAGTATTAACCATAGACTTCCCAACCATATTTCGTTTCTACTATTAAATAAACTATTTGAGCCTATAAGGGCCTATAAGATTGTTAATTTCATGTCAGAAAATAAAATAGCCATAAGTAGTGGAAGTGCTTGTTCAAGTTCATCTGGGAAACCTAGTTCAACACTTAAAAATATTGGTTTAAAAGATGATGAACTATATTCAAATATTCGTGTTACTTTAGGTTCAATAAACAATAAGTCAGAAATAGATAAATTTTTAGAACTTATTCAAATATGTATTGAAAAATTTTAATGGAAACCAATTACAGACTACCTAAAGATTTAAATGAATCTCTTAAGAATATGGAGGATGCAATTATTCCAAGTTTATTAGATTCAAATAAAAGATTTACTATAGAATTTAATTTTGAAGGATTGAAGTTTAACAGAATTGGAATAACTATTTACAAGATATTGTCTAAAAATAATAATGTATTTATAACATTTGCTGATCAAGGTGCTGTTGCTTTGGCACAAAGAGACTATCCGGATATCAAAGATAAAATTTTTACTTTTAAATCATTTAATGAATCAAATAATATATCTAATATAGATAGTGCAATGATATCGATACTACCTCAGCCATATGATTTCGATTCATTTGAACCAATGTCTGATAATTATCAAGGTACGCATTATTCATTAAATCCAAAATTTGAAGATGCCAATATTGGTATAGGAAGTGTTATTAGAGAGCGACGTAAAAACTTTGTCAAAACATGGAAAAATATTTATTTTCTGCAGCCTTTAAATAATTCTGCTCTTATGCATATTTATCCAAATAATTGGTTGCTTTTCAAAGAAGAAAATAAAAGATATTTTTTTAAAAAAGAATTTGAAATTAAACCTGACAATGAATCTATTTTTGTGAATTTATAGATTGAATGTGATAAAAAAAATTTATTCATTTTTCTTAATTGTTCTTGTATTAGTAACATCTCCTTTCTTAATAAGATATTTACTAGCAAATCAGAAAATAACTATTTTAAATAGTATTTATTTTAATTTCCCGGGAATAATTACTAAAAACAAAATATGTCCTACTTATGATGCTTTATTGAATCAAACGCTTGATAATTCTTTTAGTGTATCAATTATTAATAATAAAGGGGAAATAATAAGTTCCTACAATGAGGATGTTCCAAGGTTACCGGCATCTAATCAAAAATTATTCTCATCAGCTTATATCTTAAGTAAATATAAATTAAATAATAATTTAAAAACTTCCTTATTTAAAAATAAAAACGATTATTATTTACAAGGTCAAGGTGATCCAGATCTTAATTATGAACATATAATCGAACTAATTTCAAATGTTAAAGAAAATAAAATTATTAACTTTAATATTGTAGAAATTGATTCAAAATTATATTGGCCTAATGGTTGGACAAATACTGATAAACTTTACGAATATGGATCTCCAATTACATCTCTTGCAATAGAAAGTAATCACAATAAATATGATGATATTTATTCATTAAAAATTTTTATTAAAAATTATTTAAAAAATAAATTTCAAAATTCAAAAATATATATAGATTTTTTTGATTCAGAAAAAACTTTTTATTTAAAAAATATTAAAGAAATAAATAAAATATATTCAACTCCAATTATTTCATTGTTAACTCTAACAAATTCTGAAAGCCATAATTTTACAGCTGAATCTCTCTTTAAAAATGCCTCAAATACATGGAACGATAATGACTATATAAAATTGAAAAGATGGCTTGAAAATAAGGGCCTCCCAACAACTAATGCATACTTTGCAGATGCTAGTGGATTGTCTCGAAAAAATAAAATTACAACAAGCTTAGTTGTATTGTTTTTAGATAAAATGAGATATTTTAATGATTTTAAAGCTTATCAATCTACACTTTCAATTACTGGAGTAAGAGGGACATTAGCAAAAAGATTTGTAAATAGTGAATTGTCTGGAAAGTTTTTTGGCAAAACTGGGACTCTTTCAAATGTCTTTGCATTATCTGGCTATTTATATAAAAATGAAAGGCCAATAATTATAAGCATTATCCAAAATTCTAATAAAATTGATAAAGAAAAAGCTTTTAAATTATTACGTGATCTTTATTACTTGAAATCTTGTTAATAAAAATATTATTTAAAATACTCTTTTAAATCACTCTCAACAGAGGGGGGTACCATGTGATTAATTTCACCACCAAATTTTGCAACTTCTTTTACTAAAGAACTACTTAGAAAACTATAATTTGTATTTGTCGATAAAAATATAGTTTCAATATCATTATTAAGAGATTTATTTGTATGAGCAATCTGAAGTTCATACTCAAAATCACTCATTGCTCTTAAGCCTCTAAGAATAAGATTAGCTTTTAGATCATTTGCACAATCAACAGTTAGACCAGAATAAGAAATAACTTCAATATTAGGTAAATGAGAAAGAGAATTTTTTATTTGTATTATTCTTCTTTCAAGATTAAATGTTGGAGTTTTAGAAGTATTTTCTAAAACAGCAACTACAATATTGCCAAATATTTTTTCAGCTCTTTCTATTAAATCAATATGCCCGTTTGTTAAAGGATCAAATGTACCAGGATAAAGAATTTTCATGAATTTATTATGATCGAATAAGAAATTTAGTTAAGATAAGTTTATTAGATATATCAATTATGACATTAAATCTAGAAGCAAAAAAAATCTTATTAAGAAAAATACCTCACGGATTATTCATTTGTGGAGTTAGAGACGAAGATAAAAATGAAGTGAATGGATTTACTGCTAGTTGGGTGACTCAAGGTTCCTTCACTCCTCCATTAGTCGTTATGGCTGTTAGAGCAGAAGGTTCTAGTCATGAAATAATAAAGTCTACCAATAAGTTCTCATTAAATGTCCTTAAAAGTGATCAAAAAGATCTAGCAGCTGTTTTCTTTAAACCCCAAAAAGCATTAGGAGGCAGATTTGAATCTGTTGAATTTAATTTAGGTGAACTTGGATTGCCTATTTTGGTTGATAGTGTTGGTGGAGTTGAATGTAAAGTTGTTGGAAGTGTTATTCATGGAGACCATACAGTTTTTGTAGGAGAAGTTCTATCTGCTTATTTGAATAATGATGTTGACTCTCTAAATTTATCTTCAACTGGCTGGAATTATGGAGGTTAATCTTTATAAATGAGTAATTCTTCTATAGAAACAATAGATAACAAATATAATTTTAAAATTGAATATAAATTAATTAATAATAAAGAGTTACTTAAATCAAGATTATCCGAAATCCCAAAGTCATCTGGTTGCTATCTTTTTAAAGATATAGATAATAATTTACTTTATATAGGTAAATCTAAAAAACTACGCAGTAGAGTAAGTAGTTATTTTAATAATTTTTCAGATTTAACTCCAAGATTAAGTTTGATGGTTCGTCAAATTACTGAAATAGAAATTATAGTCACAGATAGCGAATATGAAGCACTAAATTTAGAGTCAAATTTAATAAAAACAAACAAACCATACTTTAATATTCTTTTAAAGGATGATAAGAAATATCCTTATCTTTGCATAACTTGGAGTGAAAAATATCCTCGAATATTTATTACAAGAAGAAGAAGAAATAGAAATAATTTAGATAGATATTATGGACCTTATGTAGATGTCGGATTATTAAGGAGAACATTATTTACGATAAAAAAAATATTTCCACTTAGACAAAGGCCAAGGCCAGTCTATAAAGATAGAACTTGTTTGAATTACTCAATAGGAAGATGTCCAGGTGTTTGCCAAGAAGTAATATCATCAGACGATTATAAAAAAATAATGAAACAAGTATCTATGATATTTCAGGGAAGGAATGATGACTTAGAAATATTTTTACAAAAAAAAATGCTGCAATTTTCAAATGATTTAGATTATGAGAATGCAGCAAAAATAAGGGACCAAATTTCAGGTTTAAAATTATTAACTGAATCACAAAAAATATCAATACCAGATTCTTCAATTAATAGAGATATCTTTGGAATAGTTTCAGAAAAAAATGTAGCTAGTATACAAATTTTCCAAATGAGATCTGGTAAGCTCATTGGAAGAATTGGCTATAGTCAAAAATTAAATAATCAAGATGAAAATCTTATTTTACAAAAGATATTAGAAGAGCATTATATGAATGTAGAAGCTGTAGAAATACCATCAGAAATTCTTATTCAATATAACCTTCCAAAACAAGTAACCATAGAGGATTGGTTAACGGAGCTAAGAAAAAAGAAAGTAAAAATCTTAATCCCAAAAAGAAATAAAAAACATGAAACTGTAGAAATGGTTTTAAAAAATGCGAAATTGGAATTAGATAGAATATTAAATGGGATACAAGATAATGAATCATCAATTGAGGATCTTGCTCAAATACTTGAATTAGGCGAACAACCTAAAAGAATTGAAGGTTATGATATAAGCCATATACAAGGTAGTGACCCTGTAGCATCACAAGTCGTTTTTATTGATGGGATTCCTTCTAAACAGCATTATAGGAAATATAAAATTAAAGATCCAAACGTTTTTGTAGGACATAGTGATGATTTTGCTTCGATATATGAAGTAATATATAGAAGGTTTAAAAAATGGTCAAGATTTAAAAAAAGCGGAGGGGATTTATCAATATTTAATGATAAAACGAATAGTAAATTAGACAATGAACTTCTATCAGATTGGCCTGATTTAATAATGATTGATGGAGGAAAAGGGCAGTTAAATGCAGCTATTAAAGCATTAAAAGAATTAAATCTTGAGGAAGAAGTAACTATATGTTCATTAGCAAAAAAAAATGAAGAAATATTTATTCCAGGCTTTACTAAGTCTCTTGATACTGATGAAAATCAAAAAGGTGTTCTTCTATTAAGAAGGGTAAGAGATGAAGCACATAGATTTGCATTATCTTTTCATAGAGACAAAAGATCTAAGAGAATGAATAGATCTCAATTGTCCCAAATCAGTGGATTAGGACCATCAAGAATAAGAGAATTGCTTGAGCATTTTAAATCAATAGACGCGATAAGAATAGCTAGTAAAGAGGATTTATCAAAAGTTAAAGGACTTGGAAAAAATTCAGTGAATGATATATATGATTATTTTAACGAGTTATAAATATTAATTAATTTTTGAAAAATAGATTTCTTGATATTGTTAAATATAACTATATTAAAAATATATATTTTTAAATTAATCTAGTAATTTGTCAGCTGAAGCATATCTCTGGTTTAAATCACTTCACATTATGGGTGTAATCGTTTGGTTTGCGGGACTTTTTTATTTGGTAAGACTTTTTATATATCATGAAGAATCTAAAAATATGGATAATGAATTAAAAATTGCCTTTAATAAACAATACACCTTGATGGAAAAAAGACTGGCAAATATAATCACAACACCTGGGATGATATTAGCTTTAAGTATGGCTATATGCATGGTTATTATGCAACCAAGTTGGTTAAGTGAGAAGTGGTTGCAAATTAAAATTTCTTTTGTTTTAGCATTAGTAATTTATCATTCTTATTGTTATAAAATAATGTATTCATTACAAAATGGTACTTCAACCATTTCAGCAAAAAACCTTAGATTATTAAATGAATTGCCTACTTTATTATTATTTATAATTGTACTTTTAGTTATTTTTAAAAATAATTTTCCAACTAGTGTTGCTACATGGAGCGTAGTTGGACTAATTATTTTCATGTTGGCTTCAATACAATTATATGCAAAGATTAGAAAGAAAAATGAGAATTCATTAAGTAATGAATAGGGAAGACTTAGTTAAATTAACTTCCAATATTAATAAAAAAAGTTGTCCTAAAGATATTAATTTTCACTGTCATACAAAATTTAGTGATGGAAGTCTAGAACCATATGAACTTTTAGAACAAGCTTATAAAAATAACTTGAAATTTTTATCAATAACCGATCATCATACAATTAAAGCTCATGAATATATAAAAAAAAATAATATACTCAAAAATTATCCTAAAGATTCTTTTACATTAATTTCGGGAATAGAAATTAATTGTTTGATTCTAGGATGTTTAGTACATGTAATTGGATTGGGAATAGATATAAAAAGTAAATACCTAAATCCCTACATCCTTGGAGAGTCTCCAATAGGTAATGATTTAAATATTAAGTCAGTTATTAAAGCAATAAATTTAGCTGGTGGTTTATCATTTCTTGCACATCCAGCGAGATACAGGATTCCCTTTTATAAATTAATTCCAGAGGCCAAAAGACAAGGTATTGATGGAATAGAGGTTTGGTACGATTATGAACTTAATGAAGTATGGAATCCTAGTTTATTTGTATGTTCAGAAATAGATAAATTAGCAGATAAATATTCAATGCTAAAAACATGCGGAACAGATAGTCACGGACTTTCGCTATTAGGTAGATAATTCAGAATTCGTTTTTTTCAATTATTGAATCAGTATTAATAATTATGTTCTTTAAATTTTCAATGACGTCTGATGAACAATTATTCCACATTTTTCTATTGACAATTTCAAGAAATCTTTGTGCAATATCTCTTAAAGCCCATGGATTATTCTTTAGAAAGAAATTCTTAAGATCCTGATCACATAACCATGATTTATAAACTTCCTTATAACACCAATCTGAGACTACTTCAGTAGAAGCATCAAAAGCATATAAGTAATCTAGTGTAGCTGAAAATTCAAAGGCACCTTTATAACCATTATCCTTCATTCCATTTATCCATTTAGGGTTAATTATTCTTGATATAACAACTTTATTAATTTCATCTTGTAATTTTGAAATTTTAGATAATCCAAATTTTGATAAATCACCATGATACATTTCAGGTAATTTACCGCTCAATTTTTTTACTGCTGAAGATAATCCTCCCTGAAACTGATAATAATCATCAGAATCTAAAATATCATGTTCCTTATTATCTTGGTTATGAACAACTAATTGGACATTTTTAAGAGCATTT
This window of the Prochlorococcus marinus XMU1410 genome carries:
- a CDS encoding D-alanyl-D-alanine carboxypeptidase; translation: MIKKIYSFFLIVLVLVTSPFLIRYLLANQKITILNSIYFNFPGIITKNKICPTYDALLNQTLDNSFSVSIINNKGEIISSYNEDVPRLPASNQKLFSSAYILSKYKLNNNLKTSLFKNKNDYYLQGQGDPDLNYEHIIELISNVKENKIINFNIVEIDSKLYWPNGWTNTDKLYEYGSPITSLAIESNHNKYDDIYSLKIFIKNYLKNKFQNSKIYIDFFDSEKTFYLKNIKEINKIYSTPIISLLTLTNSESHNFTAESLFKNASNTWNDNDYIKLKRWLENKGLPTTNAYFADASGLSRKNKITTSLVVLFLDKMRYFNDFKAYQSTLSITGVRGTLAKRFVNSELSGKFFGKTGTLSNVFALSGYLYKNERPIIISIIQNSNKIDKEKAFKLLRDLYYLKSC
- the coaD gene encoding pantetheine-phosphate adenylyltransferase → MKILYPGTFDPLTNGHIDLIERAEKIFGNIVVAVLENTSKTPTFNLERRIIQIKNSLSHLPNIEVISYSGLTVDCANDLKANLILRGLRAMSDFEYELQIAHTNKSLNNDIETIFLSTNTNYSFLSSSLVKEVAKFGGEINHMVPPSVESDLKEYFK
- the hemJ gene encoding protoporphyrinogen oxidase HemJ; its protein translation is MSAEAYLWFKSLHIMGVIVWFAGLFYLVRLFIYHEESKNMDNELKIAFNKQYTLMEKRLANIITTPGMILALSMAICMVIMQPSWLSEKWLQIKISFVLALVIYHSYCYKIMYSLQNGTSTISAKNLRLLNELPTLLLFIIVLLVIFKNNFPTSVATWSVVGLIIFMLASIQLYAKIRKKNENSLSNE
- a CDS encoding cysteine desulfurase family protein, whose protein sequence is MENNFIYLDNASTTPLSENVLNIINSTYRNYWHNPSSTYELGIKCSTYLEKIRSKIAHIFEADSEDIIFTSGSSESTNIVFNNIYENFKNGRVVISNVEHQATTICANKLRKQNWDIYEWTVNNDGILNISNIENILNNDTKLVSIIWGQSEIGTIQPVQFIGTKCEELNIMFHLDGTQILSNGIFSWKDLKCDFLSLSAHKFGGPKGTGILLTKEKSRKVLKNNDISLTQEFSIRQGTQALPLIAGMYESLKNIKGEIKLYDYITEFPSNNVNKLKNYFFQKIKDNNHIKITGSINHRLPNHISFLLLNKLFEPIRAYKIVNFMSENKIAISSGSACSSSSGKPSSTLKNIGLKDDELYSNIRVTLGSINNKSEIDKFLELIQICIEKF
- the dapF gene encoding diaminopimelate epimerase, whose translation is MKNITFEKYQGNGNDFVIIDSRGNELYKNYKTNKIFDIQKICNRQFGIGADGVIFIEEPNEDNYAKMIIFNSDGSEAQMCGNGIRCLVEYLHVNDSMNNKNIEYKIETKAGLKIAKYINDEITVKMGVPILECKNIPTTIEKKINSIPSHEFIEKDFNNMGYAVGMGNPHLIFFVKDIELIVLSRLGPIFEKNELFPEKTNVHFCQILNRDNIKVKVWERGAGPTLACGTGACAIHVAAYKLGLCNSKTIVTLPGGNLKIDWSKDDCEVMMTGTAKKVFSGSMLVN
- the uvrC gene encoding excinuclease ABC subunit UvrC is translated as MSNSSIETIDNKYNFKIEYKLINNKELLKSRLSEIPKSSGCYLFKDIDNNLLYIGKSKKLRSRVSSYFNNFSDLTPRLSLMVRQITEIEIIVTDSEYEALNLESNLIKTNKPYFNILLKDDKKYPYLCITWSEKYPRIFITRRRRNRNNLDRYYGPYVDVGLLRRTLFTIKKIFPLRQRPRPVYKDRTCLNYSIGRCPGVCQEVISSDDYKKIMKQVSMIFQGRNDDLEIFLQKKMLQFSNDLDYENAAKIRDQISGLKLLTESQKISIPDSSINRDIFGIVSEKNVASIQIFQMRSGKLIGRIGYSQKLNNQDENLILQKILEEHYMNVEAVEIPSEILIQYNLPKQVTIEDWLTELRKKKVKILIPKRNKKHETVEMVLKNAKLELDRILNGIQDNESSIEDLAQILELGEQPKRIEGYDISHIQGSDPVASQVVFIDGIPSKQHYRKYKIKDPNVFVGHSDDFASIYEVIYRRFKKWSRFKKSGGDLSIFNDKTNSKLDNELLSDWPDLIMIDGGKGQLNAAIKALKELNLEEEVTICSLAKKNEEIFIPGFTKSLDTDENQKGVLLLRRVRDEAHRFALSFHRDKRSKRMNRSQLSQISGLGPSRIRELLEHFKSIDAIRIASKEDLSKVKGLGKNSVNDIYDYFNEL
- a CDS encoding flavin reductase family protein, giving the protein MTLNLEAKKILLRKIPHGLFICGVRDEDKNEVNGFTASWVTQGSFTPPLVVMAVRAEGSSHEIIKSTNKFSLNVLKSDQKDLAAVFFKPQKALGGRFESVEFNLGELGLPILVDSVGGVECKVVGSVIHGDHTVFVGEVLSAYLNNDVDSLNLSSTGWNYGG
- a CDS encoding PHP domain-containing protein; the encoded protein is MNREDLVKLTSNINKKSCPKDINFHCHTKFSDGSLEPYELLEQAYKNNLKFLSITDHHTIKAHEYIKKNNILKNYPKDSFTLISGIEINCLILGCLVHVIGLGIDIKSKYLNPYILGESPIGNDLNIKSVIKAINLAGGLSFLAHPARYRIPFYKLIPEAKRQGIDGIEVWYDYELNEVWNPSLFVCSEIDKLADKYSMLKTCGTDSHGLSLLGR
- the leuS gene encoding leucine--tRNA ligase → MITPYKQYEADNNLYNPSEIEKKWQSIWTEDNLYKTNELTENSDKFYALSMFPYPSGNLHMGHVRNYVITDLIARFQRFKGKSVLHPMGWDAFGLPAENAAIERGISPSVWTKKNISHMKSQLKLLGLSVDWDREFATCDENYYIWTQYLFLELYKAGLVYQKESEVNWDPIDNTVLANEQVDSDGKSWRSGAVVEKKLLKQWFLRITNYADELLKDLEKLDNWPERVKIMQDNWIGKSIGTNINFNINTNPEEKITVFTTRPDTLFGVTYLAISVNHSLVKNISDQETIQDIENLKQYLKNNKNNELDKIGIKTNLTAINPVNSEPIPIWVASYVLDEYGTGAVMGVPAHDLRDFEFAKKNNIDIKQVIIKDKSEQNKELEEAYVEKGYLINSNQYNGIENTIAKIKISEEGVNNGWAENKIQYRLRDWLISRQRYWGCPIPIVNCKKCGSVPLKQSELPVSLPKDIKISANKINALGDNNNWINTTCPKCGIAARKETDTMDTFMCSSWYFLRYPSSKCSNKPFEKIEINKWLPVDQYVGGVEHAILHLLYARFFTKALRDNELFEIDEPFKKLLTQGMVQAAAYKNNKTGKYVSPSDITDLSNPTDPIDNSKLEVLFEKMSKSKYNGIDPESVIKKYGADTARMFILFKAPPEKDLEWGDTDVEGQFRFLSRIWKLYINCAKDINSKSNSYPDKEKILIKSMNVAIKEISNDILNNQFNTAISELMKFYNSLSNSINDVNNNLKIDALKTFCILLAPFAPHIAEEIWHLIGFKKSVHLEHWPSFNAEALKEDSYELVIQVNGKVRDKVNINNDMSEDQIKELTFKRPNILKWTQDKEIRKIIIVKGKIMNIVV
- a CDS encoding DUF1995 family protein, whose translation is METNYRLPKDLNESLKNMEDAIIPSLLDSNKRFTIEFNFEGLKFNRIGITIYKILSKNNNVFITFADQGAVALAQRDYPDIKDKIFTFKSFNESNNISNIDSAMISILPQPYDFDSFEPMSDNYQGTHYSLNPKFEDANIGIGSVIRERRKNFVKTWKNIYFLQPLNNSALMHIYPNNWLLFKEENKRYFFKKEFEIKPDNESIFVNL